In Prescottella soli, a genomic segment contains:
- a CDS encoding VOC family protein, translated as MTISFNHTIVFARDKQVSASFFTSLFALPDALAAGPFLAVQLDNGVTLDFADLPIDVLPQHYAFLVTEEDFDGIYGRILERRMEHWADPRKSRPGEINRNDGGRGVYFHDPAGHNLEIITRPYGSGRQS; from the coding sequence ATGACCATCTCGTTCAACCACACCATCGTGTTCGCCCGGGACAAGCAGGTGTCCGCGTCGTTCTTCACGTCACTGTTCGCCCTGCCCGACGCGCTGGCGGCGGGCCCGTTCCTGGCCGTCCAACTCGACAACGGGGTGACACTGGACTTCGCCGATCTGCCGATCGACGTGCTGCCCCAGCATTACGCCTTCCTGGTCACCGAGGAGGACTTCGACGGCATCTACGGCCGAATCCTCGAGCGGCGCATGGAGCACTGGGCCGATCCGCGCAAGTCCCGTCCCGGCGAGATCAACCGGAACGACGGCGGGCGCGGCGTCTACTTCCACGATCCCGCGGGTCACAATCTGGAGATCATCACGCGCCCATACGGTTCGGGGCGCCAGAGTTAG
- a CDS encoding GNAT family N-acetyltransferase has translation MTDVTIRQAEPDDDLTDLPAMQIAAGALFRELGMDLVADGRAPELSEFEAVRTRGNLIVAASREGAYVGFLRTCPLDGALHVEQVTVAPGSGRRGIGRQLMRAAEQLALRQGFTRMTLTTYRDVPFNGPSYEQLDWMALNDEDLTDGLATERRGEVAAGLDQWPRIAMGKSLR, from the coding sequence GTGACCGACGTGACGATTCGACAAGCCGAGCCCGACGACGACCTCACCGATCTCCCCGCGATGCAGATCGCGGCGGGCGCCCTCTTTCGAGAACTGGGAATGGATCTGGTCGCGGATGGCCGCGCACCCGAACTATCGGAGTTCGAAGCCGTCAGAACACGCGGAAACCTCATCGTCGCAGCCTCCCGCGAGGGTGCATACGTCGGATTCTTGCGGACGTGCCCGCTCGACGGAGCGCTCCACGTAGAGCAAGTGACTGTTGCTCCTGGCTCGGGTCGGCGCGGTATCGGACGCCAGCTCATGCGCGCCGCCGAACAGCTCGCTCTCCGTCAGGGATTCACCCGCATGACCCTCACGACCTACCGCGATGTCCCCTTCAACGGCCCCTCCTACGAGCAGCTCGACTGGATGGCGCTCAACGACGAGGACCTGACAGATGGCCTCGCGACTGAACGACGCGGGGAAGTGGCTGCCGGACTTGACCAGTGGCCCCGGATCGCTATGGGCAAATCTCTACGCTGA
- a CDS encoding Mut7-C RNAse domain-containing protein, whose product MAGHRCEFRFYEELNDFLQPRQRKRSFVHEFDGTPSVKDRIESLGVPHTEVDLILVDGDPVGFDHRVSGGERVAVYPTFHGLDLGAITPLRPPMGEPRFVLDVHLGRLARYLRLLGFDSSYTNDSTDDELLALSRSENRILLTRDIGLLERAALVHGGFLHQTDSRLQLREVLDRFRLQGRIAPLTRCARCNGLIGPATPTLARGSVPGGVLREQRRFSRCNDCGQVYWPGGHLKRLRARLAEIGVWF is encoded by the coding sequence ATGGCTGGGCATCGGTGCGAGTTCCGCTTCTACGAGGAGCTGAACGACTTTCTGCAGCCTCGGCAACGCAAGCGCAGCTTCGTCCACGAGTTCGACGGCACACCGTCGGTCAAGGATCGGATCGAATCCCTCGGGGTGCCGCACACCGAGGTCGATCTGATCCTGGTCGACGGTGATCCGGTCGGATTCGACCACCGCGTGTCCGGCGGGGAACGGGTGGCCGTGTATCCGACGTTCCACGGGCTCGACCTCGGTGCCATCACCCCGCTGCGCCCGCCGATGGGGGAACCGCGCTTCGTCCTCGACGTCCACCTCGGCCGGCTCGCCCGCTACCTGAGGCTGCTCGGCTTCGACAGCTCGTACACGAACGACAGCACCGACGACGAGCTGCTCGCGTTGTCGCGCAGCGAAAATCGCATCCTGCTCACGCGCGACATCGGACTGCTCGAGCGTGCGGCGCTCGTCCACGGAGGATTCCTGCACCAGACCGATTCCCGGCTCCAATTGCGGGAGGTCCTCGACCGGTTCCGCTTGCAGGGGCGCATCGCGCCGCTCACGCGATGCGCCCGCTGCAACGGGCTCATCGGCCCCGCGACACCCACGCTCGCGCGGGGGAGCGTCCCCGGAGGTGTACTGCGCGAACAGCGCCGGTTCAGCCGCTGCAACGACTGTGGCCAGGTGTACTGGCCCGGTGGCCACCTGAAACGACTGCGGGCACGCCTCGCCGAGATCGGGGTGTGGTTCTGA